DNA sequence from the Candidatus Acidulodesulfobacterium ferriphilum genome:
AAAAAAGAACGCGCCCGCTTCCGCCAAAAAGAAAAAAAACATAAAGAACCACATTATCAGAAGCCATTTTCCTACAAATCCCCCGGGTATTTTGTTCTTTAAAGAGGCCGCTATAAGCATATTCGAGAACATTATTACAGCGCCAAGCAAAACGAATACATAAAAAAGATTTTTAAGGGTTATGAGAGAGCCAAGCGTTAGCATTTTCGCCTCCTAAATTTATTTAACCGTTTACTTACTTTACTTATTTAAAAAATTAATAATAATTTAATAATACAAAATAGATTTATTTTTTTCAATATCTTTTTTATTAAAAGTTATATTGATAATTTTTGGCTTTTATTTTATAATTATTACTATGGTAGAAAAAGATATAAATAGTTTAAATAATTTGACTTTCGAAGAAACCCTTAAAAAATTGGAGGGCAATGTTTCAAGTTTGGAAAGTGGCGATCTCGGCCTCGAAGAGGCGATTAAAGTCTATGAAGAAGGCATCAAATACTCTAATTACTTAATAAAAAAGCTTGAATCGGCGGAAAAGAAAGTTGAAGAACTGACTGCAAAAGATAACAATACGGGCGAACAGTCTTTAGACCGGAGAACCGCGGCTCGTGCTCCGCTCACCTCATCCTTATCGACAAAACCCCTTGAAATCGACTAAATAAGATAATTATATACGATTCATCAAAGAAAAATATGACCGACATAGAAAAATATATCGAGGAAAATAAAAATTTAATTAACGACTTCCTAAAAACTCACTTCGGTAAAAAAGCATATAATAAAAAATTCCCCCACAATAAATTTTCGCTTAACGACGCAATGCTGTACACTTTAACTACGCCCGGAAAAAGAATTAGACCTATAATTCTTTTAATTACCGCGGAAAGCCTTGGTTTTTCGGACAAAAAAAGGCTTATCCCTTTTGCCTCGTCTCTCGAATTAATACACTCCTATTCCTTGATACACGACGATCTTCCCTCGATGGACAACGACAGTTTAAGGAGAGGAAAACCCGCAAACCATATAGTATTCGGGGAAGCTTCGGCAATACTTGCGGGAGATGCCCTTCTTACCGAAGCATTCGTTATCCTTTCGGACAACGAATACGCCGAAGGATTTGATCCGAAAAAAATTATCGAAATAATACGGGAACTTTCTTATGCCTCAGGCGCCGGCGGCCTCGCGGGAGGGCAATTTCTCGATGTCAATTCATTTGGAGCATCTTTAGGTTTTGAAAACATTGAATACATAAATAAAAATAAAACGGCAAGCCTAATCGGGGCAGCTTGCGCAATGGGCGCAATTTTGGCAGGAGGCGATAACTTGATTGTCGATAATTTTAAAAAATTCGGCTCGTGTTTAGGTCTTGCCTTTCAAACTATCGACGATGTCCTCGGTATTACCGGAAATAAGGAAATTCTTGGAAAAACGACAGGTATAGATAAAACAAATAAGAAATTCACCGTCGTCGAAAATATAGGGCTCGAAAAAACCTATGAATTAATTAACGAATACAATGAAAAAGCGCTGTTTTACCTTAATAAAACGGGTGCTCAATCTGATGCTTTAATAGAATTTACATATCATCTCACAAATAGAATAAAATGATTAGATTCTGCGCTTGCCAGGGAATGGCAATTAAATATAGAATAAAATGACAGCTATGCTTTTAGATAAGATAAAAAAACCCGGCGATGTAAAGACTTTATACATCGAAGACCTTAAAATTCTTGCTAAAGAACTCAGGGAAGAAATAATATCCACTTGCTCGAAAAATGGCGGACACCTTGCGTCAAGCCTGGGGGTCGTGGAACTTACTCTTGCCCTTTTAAAATCATTCGATATAGAAAATTCCGATAAAATAATATGGGATGTAGGGCATCAGTCATATTCGTATAAAATCCTTACCGGCAGAAAAGATAATTTTGCAACTATCAGAAAATTGGGCGGCATCTCAGGATTTCCGTCTATAAACGAAAGCAAATACGACTTTTTTGGAACAGGTCACGCTGGAACTTCCATATCCGCCGCCCTTGGCATAAGCGTAGCGCAAGATTTATCAAAAAAAGGCGATACGGGCAGGGTCATAGCGGTAATAGGCGACGCCTCGATATCTAACGGCATTGCTCTTGAAGGTTTAAATCATGCAGGAGCATTAAAAAAAGATATCGTGGTAATTTTAAACGATAATGAAATGTCTATTTCAAAAAATGTCGGGGCAATTTCAAACTATCTTAATAAAATAATGGGTGGAGATTTTTATCAAAGCTTCAGAAATGACATCGAAAAATTATTAAAATCCATTCCGTTATTCGGAAGTCAGGTTGCAAGACTTGCTTCAAAATTAGAAGAGTCTTTTAAAAATTTGATAGTTCCCGGCATTATATTCGAAGAACTTGGCTTCACATATATAGGGCCGATAGACGGGCATAGCATATCCAATCTTTTAGACACATTCGAAAATATAAAAAAAATAAAAAAACCGATCCTCCTGCATATTATAACGCAAAAAGGAAAGGGTTACGAACCGTCGGAAAAAAACCCGTCCCTGTTTCACGGAATCTCTGCTTTTGACAAAAATACGGGACTGACCCTTAAAAAGACGGGCAATATCACTTACGGCGAGACTGCATCAAACTTTTTAATAAACCTTGCAAAAAATGATGATAAAATAATAGCTATTACGGCGGCAATGCCGGATGGCACCGGCCTTTCAAAGTTTTCCAAGATTTTCCCCGAAAGATTTTTCGATGTCGGAATAGCCGAAGAGCATGCGGCGACCTTTGCCGCAGGTTCCGCCGCATCAGGTTTGAAACCTTTTATATTTATATATTCAACCTTCCTTCAGCGCTCTTTAGACCAGATAATACACGATATATGCCTTCAAAATCTCCCCGTGGTATTCTGCATCGACAGGGCGGGCATTGCAGGAGAAGATGGGGCAACACACCAGGGATTATTTGATATTTCTTTTTTAAATTATATCCCAAATCTTATCTTTATGTCTCCAAAAGATGAATATGAACTTATGCAAATGGTTAAAAGCGCCCTTTCGTACAATAAACCTGCCGCGATAAGATACCCTAAAATCGAAATCCCATATTTTGAAGCGCCGGATATAGACAAGGTTGCGATAATAAATGAGGGGGAATTCGAGGTTCTGCAAAATTACGGCGAAAACATCATAATCAGCCTTGGCGCCCCCCATACCGAAATTATAAAAAATATACTACGCAAAATAAACGAAAATATAACGGATGAGAGCCGTAAGATAGGACTAGTTAATGCAAGGTTTATATCCCCGATATCTAATAAACTGATAAATAAAATAAAAAAGGCTAAAAAGATTATGACGGTGGAAGAAAATGTCGAGTATTCGGGATTCGGATCTAAACTTCTAACCATCCTGAGCCAGAATACTTCTATGTTAAATATGGAGTACAAAATATTATCACTTAAGAATAGCTATATCGAACACGGTCCAAGAAAAGAACTTCTTGCCAATGCCGGGTTTTCCCATGAAGGGCTCAGTAATTCCATAAATCTTTTTTTTAATATAAACAGTGAAAAAATTAAGATTAGACATTCTTCTTTCTGATACCTCGCCTGCGCATTCTTTGACCAGAACCAGGGCATCGTCATTAATAATGGAGGGCAAGGTATCGGTAAACGGGAATATCTGCACAAAGCCGGGGACATTGGTCGCTCCCGAAAGCAGTATAAGTATTAAAGAAACAAACCCCTATGTCTCAAGAGGCGGGTTAAAATTAAAAGGTGCGCTAACCGATTTTAACTTAGGAGTAAAAGGTAAAAGGGTTATAGATATAGGTGCTTCGACCGGGGGATTCACGGATTGTCTTTTAAAAGAAGGAGCGGATTTTATATATTGCATCGATGTAGGGTATGGACAGCTTCACTATTCCATTAGAAATAATGACAAAATTAAAAACCTTGAAAATATAAACATAAAATATCTCCCGTTTGAAGAAATAGGCGAAAAACTTGACTTAGCAGTATGCGATGTATCGTTTATATCGCTAAAAAAGGTTTTTCCTCATATCCCAAAATTTTTAAAAGACGGCGGTTTAATACTTTCATTGATAAAACCTCAGTTTGAAGCGGAAAATAAAAATATCCTTAAAAAAGGCATCGTAAAGGATGAAAACATACACAAATCAATTATAGATGCTATAATAGAATTTTCAAAAACATTAAACCTCATGACCATTGGAGTAAAAAAATCATGCATAAAAGGAAAAAAGGGGAATACGGAATTTTTCATTCTTTTATCGAAAGATTCGGAAACAAAAGATTTAAAAAAATAAACCATCTGCCTTTGTTTGTTTTGAGCATGTTTGTAGTTTTATTTTTTACGGCCGGCATTTTTAATTCCTCCTTTGGCGCAACAACGCAACAGACGTCTTTTATGCCTTTAAATTCAAAAAATATTAATAATCTTATTACCGGCTTTATTTATTATGATAGCGGCGATTATGTTCGCGCAATAAAATATTTTAAAAAAGAAACCCAAAAAATAAACAACGGTTACTGGAATTATATTCTTTCGGATGTTTATTTTAAGAATAAAGAATACGAGAAATCTTTATCCCGCGTTAACCTTGCCATAAAATTAAAAAAGATTAAATTAAGAAAAAATTTAACAAAAAACGATATGCGGTATTTAATGCTTAAGGCAAAAATACTGGCTGAAAATAATAGTCTCGAGAAATCTATAGGGGTTCTTAAATTTATCCTTAAAAAAGAGCCGCTTAATTTAAAAGCCCTTTTATTTATTTCAAACCTCTATATCTACAAAAAAGAATTAAAAACGGCAATACTATATCTGAATATAGTAAAATTAAATTATCCGAGCAATATGGATGCTTATTATATACTGTCTAAAATCTATATCGCCGAAAATAAAACGCAAAAAGCCGAAAAAAATCTGCTGCAACTCATAAAAATAGACCCGTATTTTAAAAAGGGATATTTTCAACTTTCTGCTATTTATATACTTTTAGGAAAAGAAGAAAATGCCATTAAGATATTCGACAGGTACTTAAAAATAGACCCGTATTCCAAAACGGCGCTTTATCAATCCGCCGTACTTAATTACGCGATAAAAAAATACGATACCGCCAGAAAACATTTTTTTAACTTTCTCGATATTACAAAGAAAAATAAAAATATGCTAAATTTCAGGAACAACTCCATTTTTTTTATTGGACTTTCTTATATACTTCAAAAAAATTATGCAAAAGGATTAATTTATTTAGACAGGCTTAAATTTGGAAAACATTATCTCGACGCAAAACTTGAGGAAATAGAAATTTATTTGATTTTATACAGAAAGGGCAGGGATGATAAATATAAAGCAAAGGTAAAAGGCATTATAAGCATCCTGCTGAAGAATCCAAAATTAAAGAAAAATTTGAAGGTTTATTACTTTTCGGCAATCGCTTTAGCCGAAATAAAAAACTTTAACAAATCAAAAAATGTCATACAAAACGGGCTTAAATATTTTCCGGACAACACTGCCCTTTTATATGAGCTTGGCTCGGCATACCATTCTTTAAAAGAAGAAACAAAAGCAAACTCGGTAATGCAAAGAATTTTAAAAATAGACCCGCTTGATGCGGAGGCTCTTAACTTTATCGGGTATTACCTCGCGGTAAAAAATAAAGATTTAAGAAAAGCAAAAATTATGCTGGAAAAAGCCTTATCTATAGATAAAAATTCGCCTTACATCTTAGACAGCCTCGGCTTCGTATATTATAGATATAAAGAATACGATAAGGCTATGAAGTTTTTTAAACTTGCGCTTAAAAAACTCGGCAAATCATCTACGGTCTTAAAACACGTGGGAATGGATTATTTTAGGCTAAAAAAATATGAAAAGGCGCTAAAATATTTTAAGGAGTCTTATAAAATAAAGAAATCGAAAGAGGTCGAAGATTATATCAAAAGAATCGAAAATATTTCTAATACTATCTTAAATCACCGTTAGAAACTATTAAAATTGTTTCAACATATTATAAATTCTGGATTCCTGCCTACGCAGGAATGACGATACCGGAATTTAACTTTTCACCCAACGGGTGTCATTCCTGCGTAGGCAGGAATCCAGAAAAAGAGATTTCTAAAGGTGATTTAAGATACTAAATAAAACCTGTTATCCCTGAGATGCGTCGCTAAGTTTTCTATAAATTGTCTTTAATCCGATATTTAAATCCTTTGCGGTTTTTAACTTATTATATGAATTTTTCTCCAGAGTTTTTTGTATAATCAGGTTTTCCGCCTCTTCGAGGGTTAAACTGAAAGGTATTTTAATATAACTTTCGGGGGAGGGGGAAGCGTTATCAGAAACATTACCTGCGCCGCCGGCAAACTTGTTTTCCTGATGCCTTTCTTTTAAGTAATTTGGCAGCATATGTTCATCCAAAATTTCGCTGTCAGAAATAGCCGTCATAAATTCTATCGCATTTTTTAGCTCTCTAATGTTACCGGGAAAATCGTACTTTAATAAAATATCAAGCGCGTTCTTATTTAATCCCTTTATATTTTTGCCGTTTTCTTTGGAAAAATCCTCCAGAAACTTTTTTATCAAAAGCGGTATATCTTCTTTTCTTTCTCTGAGCGGTATAAGTTTCAGATTTACCACATTCAATCTGTAATATAAATCCTGCCTGAATTCCCCTTTTTCTACCTTTTTTTCGATATCCTGAGAAGCGGCAATAATTCTTATATCTATCCTTATGGTCTTATTCCCTCCAACCCTTTCGAACTCTTTTTCCTGAAGAACGCGTAATATTTTTGATTGCGTCCTTAGCGGAATTTCGCCTATTTCGTCAAGAAAGATAGTTCCGCCGTCCGCTATTTCGAATCTGCCTTTATAAAGCGAATCCGCCCCCGTGTAAGCACCCTTTTCATGCCCGAAAAGCTCGCTTTCCAGAATAGACTCGGAAAGCGCGGCACAGTTCACCTTTATAAAAGGTTTACTTTTTCTATGGCTGTTATTGACGATAATGTTTGCGAGCATCTCTTTACCCGTGCCGGATTCCCCTTCTATTAGCACGGTAGAATTTTTATCTGCCACTGCCACAGCCGTGTTTACGATGTCAATCATATTCTTTGACGAAGTTATTAAATTTCCAAAATTGAACCTTTCATCGAGTCTTGTCTTTAGAATATTTATTTCATCGATAAGCCTTTTATTGGATATTATCCGCTTGATTATTAAACCAAGTTCATCGAGATTTATGGGCTTCGTTATATAGTCATAGGCTCCAAGCTTAATAGCTTCGACGGCGCTTTTTACCGAGCTAAACCCTGTAGTAATGACAACCTCCGCTCTTTGAACCATGCCTTCATTTATACTTTTTAGCAAATCCAGGCCTGTTCCGTCGGGAAGTTTAAGATCGGTAATAATAATACCTATATTATTATTTGAATTTAAAATATTTAAAGCGGCATTAACGGTATCTGCCTCAAAAACACTATAGCCTTCAAGTTTCACGAACTCAAAAAGCCCCAAACGCGAGGCTTTATCGTCTTCGACTATTAATATTGCAGTGGCTTGAGATAATTCTTCCATTTTCTATTTGGAGGGATGCTAATTCTCTAAATCTTTAAATATGACGGAAACCTTTGTTCCTTTGTTATAATTAGATTCTATATGCATTTTAAAACCGTGGGCATCCAAAATCTTTTTTACCAGCGCAAGTCCCAGCCCTACCCCATTTTTCTTTGTGGTAAAAAACGGCTCGTAAACTTTTTTAATTATTTCCTGTTTTATGCCTTTTCCGTTATCTTCGATAATTATTAATATCTTATTAAGGTAAAAAGAAGAATATATTGAAACATCGCCTTTTTCGCCGTCATAAGATTCTATGGCATTTGATACTAAGTTAATAAAAACCTGCTCCATTAAATCCCTGTCCATTTTAACGGAGATGTTTTTATCTAATGAGACACGCAGGTTAATTCCTTTATCTGCGGCTTTCGGCTTTAATGTTTCCGCAACGAAGTTTAACAGGTCTGAAAGGTTAATTTCCTCAAGATTAAGGTGATAATCTTTTGTAAATTTGAGGATGTTCTCCATTGTTTGAACTAACTTATGCGTCTCTGTTTCTATAGCGCCGCTAATTCGGGTTATTTCCTCTTTTTCCCCTTCAAAATCCTTAACCCCTGCAACCCGCGCGCCCAAGACCCTTGAGTTTATAGATAACGAATTAATATTGCCTTTAATTTCGTGTAAAATAGTTGACGGCATTTCCAGTATGTTTTTTTCGACGGATTTTAGGGTTGAAAGGGTTCCCTCTTCTTTGTCTATAAGCCTGTAAAAATAAGCAAACATAAAGATAATCAGGGATGCCGATAATATTAAAGAAATCGTAAAAAAGTAATAAAACGCGCTGTTATGCAAGTTGTTAAAGATATCAGGATAAGCAAGCTTAAGCCTGTCATTACCGCCGAAAAAAACCATATTAGACTGTTTAAGCGAATAAATTGCGCTGTTTTTTGAATATAATGAGGAAAACAGGCTGTATGTTTCCGAGGCATAAAACCCTACCATTAAAATAAGCAAAAATGTAAAAAGGCTCAATAAGAAAACTCTGAATTTTTTAGTCTTAAAAAATTTTCTTATCATAATGATTCATTTTATTAAATTTTTTCACAAAAATCAATCACCTAAATCGGAGCCGCATGTTCTTTGCTTAAGATAACGGCTGCAAGAGCTATATCTTTTTTAATTCTATTTTCAAGGGATGCGGAATTGTCAAATTTTATTTCCGGTCTCAGTCTTGCAACGAAAAATACCTCTATTTCTCTGTCGTATAAGTCCTTATCGAAATTAAATATATAGGTCTCTATCCTTCTTATTTCTTCATTAAAGGTAGGGTTTGACCCGACATTCGTTACCGAGTCGTGAAACTCGTTATCCACTTTTACAAGGGTGGCATATACCCCGTCTTTAGGAAAAAGTTCCTCTTCAGGAATAATGTTTGCCGTAGGAAACCCAAGGCTTTTACCCCTCCCGCTTCCTTTGACGACCTTCCCGTGAACGGAATAGTGTCTTCCTAAAAATCTCTTTACGGCGCAAACCTGTCCTAGTAAAACGAACCTCCTTATAATGGTGCTGGAAACTATTTTTTTGCCCATTTTAACCGGACCGACGACCGTAAGGTCGAAATTCAGTTCATTCGCTAATTTCTCAAGAAGGAGGGTATTCCCCGATTTTCCAACGCCAAAGCCAAAATCATGGCCTACTATAACCTTAACGGGATTTAATTTTTTAACTATGACATTTTCTATAAAATCCTCCGGCGTCATTTTTGCAAACTCAGGCGTGAATGTGATGTAAATCAAATAATCTATGCCGATTGCCTCTATAAGCTCGACCTTTTTTTCAAAAGTGGTTATCAAATGTATCCTTTCCTCCGGATGAAGAATCTTTAAGGGGTGGGGATGAAAAGTAAGAACTACCGAAGGTAAATTTAATTTTGAAGCATAATCTTTTGTTAATTCCATTAATTTTCTGTGTCCTAAATGGATGCCGTCAAAACTCCCTATAGTAATTACCGAACTTGTAAATTCAGGATTAAATTTGCTAATTTCGGATATCTTCAAGTCTATGTTTACCCCCTTCCATTGCGCCTTAAGTAAGTTTAGTTTATATAATTTATATAATACCTTTATTTTAATCCTCTGATTAATAAAATCAATATGTACAAAAATCCGAAAATCCATCCGATAAAACCAGCTATCAATATCCAGTAATGCAATAACGCCCCCCCTGTAAACATAAGAATACTGGAAGATATTATAAGCGCGGCAACCAAGAATCCTCTCATAAGCCGCTTGCTTGATTTTTCCATCTCGCCCATAAGTCCTTCTAATCCCTTATGAATAAAATCTATAGAAAAATTATCCTCCGACATTTTTTTAAGGATTTTTTCCGCCTTCTTCGGAAACTCCCCAAAAAAATCTCTATAATTTTTTAATTTACTTATTATCTGCTCTTTAATATCTTTTACCTTTTCTTTTTTATTTATCAAAACATCGAAATCAAAAAATTCCGTACCGGAGGTGACAAAAGAAAAATCGGGGTCGAGAATTTTTGCAATGGACTCTATGGATAACAATGCTTTAAATAAAAGCGATAATTCGGCCGGAATAACAAGATTATGCCTTTGCCCGATTTTTAATGTTTTCAGAAGAATTTCCGCGCTGTAAATATCTTTAAACGGCCTGTTAAAAAAGCCTTCTATAAATTCCGCAAGCTCAAATTTAAATGCCTGCTCCTCTTTTTCGGAAAGGTCTCCCATACAAATTTCAATAAATTGGACGGCCATTTCTTCATAATTGCCGCCGATAAAATTAATAAAATATTCGAGAGCCATTCTTTTTAAATCTTTAGTAAGAATACCGACGGAACCAAAATCTATTAATCCAATTTTTTCTTCGTTTATCACAAAAACATTGCCGGGATGCGGGTCGGCATTAAAATACCCTAATATGAATATCTGCTTAAAATAATGGTTTAAAAATATTTTAAGTATATTTTTGGTGTTATAACCTCTTTTGAAAAGTTCTTCCGTATTCGATACCTTTATTCCATGGATAAAATCTTCCACCAATAAATTATTAGATATGTAATTCCAGTAAATCTGCGGTATTACGACGGAATGTTTATCCATATTACTTCTTCTAATTTTTTCCGTATATCCCGCCTCCGTCAAAAAATTTAGCTCGCAAATTATATTTTTTCCGAATTCTTGATATAATTCATCCAGATTATCTATATAAAGCAATTCTTTAACCGGTTTTCTTATAATATTTACGATAAAGTAAAGAACATCTAAATCGTTTTTAATAATTTTATCGATATCCCCTTTTTTGATTTTAACCGCCACGACGGTTCCGTCTTTAAGAACAGCCTTATGGACCTGGGCAAGGGAAGCCGACGCGATCGGGTTTTCATCGAAACTGCTAAAAATCTCGTCAGGATCCTTTCCCGTTTCCTTTTTAACGATGCCTTTAATTTCATCGAATTTAATATAATTTAGCTGAACGCTGTCCTGAAGCTTTTTTAATTCATTAATATATTTAGAGGGGAGCATGGTTACTTCCTGAGAGAGTATCTGCCCTACTTTAATAAAAGTAGGTCCGAGATCTTCTAACGCGTATCTCAGCCGTATTTCAGGGGGAACATTCAGGTAATCGTCAACGGGATAGGCTGCTTTAAGGTATTTTTTAAAAATAAAAAATTTAGATAAACCGATGTTCGTTATGACTTGATAAAAACCATGCTTGGCAAAAATCATGGTTATCTGTCTTATCCTTTTAACCGCCCTTATAAATTTAATAAAATCAGTTATCTTCATAAAATTCGATAAACCTCAAATCTATTTCATGCTTCAAAAGATCTATGGAATATATGCTCACCGTCACATGGTCGCCCATTTTAAAAATCTTTTTGCTATGCCTTCCCTTAAGTATTTTTGTGTTATCGTTATACTCGTAATAATCATCGGCTATGGTGGAGACATGAACGAACCCTTGAATAAAAAATCCTGCTATATCGACAAAAAAGCCGAAATTCATAACATTTGTAATAAATCCTTCGTAAACCTTCTGGCTGTTTTTCTTTAAAAACTGCATCTTCTTAAATTCCGAATATTCCCTTTCCGCGTCCGTCGAAAGTTTTTCCCTTCGGGACAGTACATTGGAAATCATTTTTAAATTATCATGATTAAGCCATGAAGGCATTTTGCCGGTTTCCCTGTTTTCCGAAAAAACCTCTTTATCGTTATCGCTGTTGCCAAGCGCGCCTTTTCCGTTGTCGTTATACAATATCCATTTAAGAATTCTATGCACCATCAGATCGGCATATCTTCTAATCGGAGATGTAAAGTGGGTATAAGATTTCAGGGCAAGTCCAAAGTGATGGCTATTGACCGGCGAGTACACCGCAATTTTCATAGACCTCAGAAATGCCTGCTCTAAAAAAGACGAAAGCGGTGTTTCTTTTAGTTTATTCAGCATTGTTTGATAGTCTTTAACCTTTTCCGGCAGCTTTTCCGGAAAAGAAAATTTAAAATATTTTAATATCTTTAAAAATTCTTTTACCTTATCCTCATCGGGTTTTTCATGCACCCTGTAAATGGACGGAACTTTTTTTGACTCTATGAACCGTGCCACGGCGCAGTTTGCGGCAATCATAAAATCCTCGATTAAATCGTGGACAAAATTTCTTGGCTCGGGAATAACCGATATGACTTCATTATCTTCATTTAATATAACCTTCCCCGATAATGAATCAAAATCGAGACCGCCGTTTTTAATTCTTTTATCCCTTAAAATTTCGGCAAGCCTCTTCATGTTAAGCAGCATATCTTTTATAGGGGACAGTTTATTGTCTAACTCATTAAATTCATTATCGTTTCGAGCCTTGCCCGCCTCCAAGCCCGCCGTTAAATATTTGCAAGTTTCGTTATAGGTAAGCCTTCCGAATGTTTTTATAGACCCCTTATAAATCTTTGTTCCGGTTATTTTTCCCTTGCTGTCTATATCCATTTCGCAAACCATCGCAAAACGGTTTTTTTTCGGAAGAAGGCTGCAAAGATTGTTTGACAGCATTTCGGGAAGCATCGGATAAACGGTTCCAGGAAAATAAGTGGAATTGCCCCTTTTAAACGCCTCCTTATCCAGATAACTGCCGTCCCCGACAAAATAGGAAACATCGGCTATGGCAACATAAAGTTTACAGTTATTGTCTTTTTCCGAACCTTCCAGATAAACCGCGTCGTCAAAATCTTTAGCGTCTTCGCCGTCTATCGTTATAAACGGCAAATCGGTTAAATCGATCCTTTCTCCTCCTCCGTCCTCTGCCGGATTTTCTTCAAAATCTGCCGGTATTTTTTTAAGTTCTTTAACGGCGGCCTCGTCAAAAACTTTATATATATCGTATTTACTTACGATAATATCCTCTTCCGTTCCCCTTGATTCGATATCGCCCAATATCTTATCCACTGATGCTGTTCGTGAAGAAAAATCGTTAGTATCAGGCAAAACCGCATTTACTATAGCCCCGGTTTTTAATTTATCCCTGTCTTTAAATCTATGTAAATCAAAATAGAACGAACCGTCGAATTCAGGAGCAATGGGAGTTAAAATTGCTATACTTTTTTCGACCCTTACAACCGCTTTAAAATTTTTTAATTCCCTCTTTATTATCCTTATAACCCTTCCCCGCCTGCTTTCAAATTTACCCCGCGCTTTTAGCTTTTCCCGTTTTCTCTTTTTTAAATAATAAGGATTATCGGGTATTATTTTTAAGATAACGGTATCTCCGTATATTGCATCGCCGATATCGGAATTTTTAACAAAAATATCCCCGCCTCCGCCTGAGTTGTCGCTCACAAAGGCATAGTTGCGCCTTTTTGAAAGAACTTTCCCCTGGATTAAATGTAATTTTTGGGGATACG
Encoded proteins:
- a CDS encoding sigma-54-dependent Fis family transcriptional regulator, coding for MEELSQATAILIVEDDKASRLGLFEFVKLEGYSVFEADTVNAALNILNSNNNIGIIITDLKLPDGTGLDLLKSINEGMVQRAEVVITTGFSSVKSAVEAIKLGAYDYITKPINLDELGLIIKRIISNKRLIDEINILKTRLDERFNFGNLITSSKNMIDIVNTAVAVADKNSTVLIEGESGTGKEMLANIIVNNSHRKSKPFIKVNCAALSESILESELFGHEKGAYTGADSLYKGRFEIADGGTIFLDEIGEIPLRTQSKILRVLQEKEFERVGGNKTIRIDIRIIAASQDIEKKVEKGEFRQDLYYRLNVVNLKLIPLRERKEDIPLLIKKFLEDFSKENGKNIKGLNKNALDILLKYDFPGNIRELKNAIEFMTAISDSEILDEHMLPNYLKERHQENKFAGGAGNVSDNASPSPESYIKIPFSLTLEEAENLIIQKTLEKNSYNKLKTAKDLNIGLKTIYRKLSDASQG
- a CDS encoding HAMP domain-containing histidine kinase, with protein sequence MIRKFFKTKKFRVFLLSLFTFLLILMVGFYASETYSLFSSLYSKNSAIYSLKQSNMVFFGGNDRLKLAYPDIFNNLHNSAFYYFFTISLILSASLIIFMFAYFYRLIDKEEGTLSTLKSVEKNILEMPSTILHEIKGNINSLSINSRVLGARVAGVKDFEGEKEEITRISGAIETETHKLVQTMENILKFTKDYHLNLEEINLSDLLNFVAETLKPKAADKGINLRVSLDKNISVKMDRDLMEQVFINLVSNAIESYDGEKGDVSIYSSFYLNKILIIIEDNGKGIKQEIIKKVYEPFFTTKKNGVGLGLALVKKILDAHGFKMHIESNYNKGTKVSVIFKDLEN
- a CDS encoding bifunctional riboflavin kinase/FAD synthetase, producing MDFRIFVHIDFINQRIKIKVLYKLYKLNLLKAQWKGVNIDLKISEISKFNPEFTSSVITIGSFDGIHLGHRKLMELTKDYASKLNLPSVVLTFHPHPLKILHPEERIHLITTFEKKVELIEAIGIDYLIYITFTPEFAKMTPEDFIENVIVKKLNPVKVIVGHDFGFGVGKSGNTLLLEKLANELNFDLTVVGPVKMGKKIVSSTIIRRFVLLGQVCAVKRFLGRHYSVHGKVVKGSGRGKSLGFPTANIIPEEELFPKDGVYATLVKVDNEFHDSVTNVGSNPTFNEEIRRIETYIFNFDKDLYDREIEVFFVARLRPEIKFDNSASLENRIKKDIALAAVILSKEHAAPI
- a CDS encoding AarF/ABC1/UbiB kinase family protein, with the protein product MKITDFIKFIRAVKRIRQITMIFAKHGFYQVITNIGLSKFFIFKKYLKAAYPVDDYLNVPPEIRLRYALEDLGPTFIKVGQILSQEVTMLPSKYINELKKLQDSVQLNYIKFDEIKGIVKKETGKDPDEIFSSFDENPIASASLAQVHKAVLKDGTVVAVKIKKGDIDKIIKNDLDVLYFIVNIIRKPVKELLYIDNLDELYQEFGKNIICELNFLTEAGYTEKIRRSNMDKHSVVIPQIYWNYISNNLLVEDFIHGIKVSNTEELFKRGYNTKNILKIFLNHYFKQIFILGYFNADPHPGNVFVINEEKIGLIDFGSVGILTKDLKRMALEYFINFIGGNYEEMAVQFIEICMGDLSEKEEQAFKFELAEFIEGFFNRPFKDIYSAEILLKTLKIGQRHNLVIPAELSLLFKALLSIESIAKILDPDFSFVTSGTEFFDFDVLINKKEKVKDIKEQIISKLKNYRDFFGEFPKKAEKILKKMSEDNFSIDFIHKGLEGLMGEMEKSSKRLMRGFLVAALIISSSILMFTGGALLHYWILIAGFIGWIFGFLYILILLIRGLK